One Citricoccus sp. K5 DNA window includes the following coding sequences:
- a CDS encoding L-aspartate oxidase has product MTSTARLTAPPTARPTGRPTAVAEHQISTTVLVIGTGGSGLRAAIEVAERGVDVLAVGKRPRQDAHTSLAAGGINAALGTMDAEDSWQQHAADTIKESYHLANPHTAEIVARGAEQGITDLDRYGMAFAREEDGRISQRFFGAHTYRRTAFAGDYTGLEIQRTLVNRAEQLEVPILDTVYITRLLVRDNVVFGAYGFDVQDGTRYLIHADSVILAAGGHNRIWRRTSSRRDENTGDSFRLAVEAGARLRDPELVQFHPSGIIEPENAAGTLVSEAARGEGGILRNGRGERFMAAYDPERMELSTRDRVALAAYTEIQEGRGTANGGVWLDVSHLPRETIMTRLPRVYQTLLELQMLDITTDPIEIAPTAHYSMGGVWVRPEDHSTDVEGLYAIGEASSGLHGANRLGGNSLIELLVFGRIVGQAAVEHSAGLDAQRRSPEAVAAARAEIEQLLAADGQENVRALQRAIRNTMTEHAGVVRSEEGLSAGLAELDSIEARLQDVGIHPDIAGYQDLAHAFDLKASALAARATLEAARERRETRGCHNRSDFPDTDPALQVNLVWSPTGGITREQIPPVPEEIAALIRDVSQDGKLVE; this is encoded by the coding sequence ATGACTTCCACAGCACGTCTCACAGCGCCCCCTACGGCACGTCCCACCGGACGCCCCACCGCCGTGGCCGAACACCAGATCTCCACCACCGTCCTCGTCATCGGCACCGGCGGCTCGGGGCTGCGCGCCGCCATCGAGGTGGCCGAACGGGGCGTGGACGTCCTGGCCGTGGGGAAGCGCCCGCGGCAGGACGCCCACACCTCCCTGGCTGCCGGCGGCATCAACGCAGCCCTGGGCACCATGGACGCGGAGGACAGCTGGCAGCAGCACGCGGCGGACACCATCAAGGAGAGCTACCACCTCGCCAACCCCCACACGGCGGAGATCGTCGCCCGCGGCGCCGAGCAGGGCATCACCGACCTGGACCGCTACGGCATGGCCTTCGCCCGCGAGGAGGACGGCCGCATCTCGCAGCGCTTCTTCGGCGCCCACACCTACCGGCGCACCGCCTTCGCCGGCGACTACACGGGACTGGAGATCCAGCGGACCCTGGTGAACCGGGCGGAGCAGCTCGAGGTCCCCATCCTGGACACCGTCTACATCACCCGGTTGCTGGTCAGGGACAACGTGGTCTTCGGCGCCTACGGCTTCGACGTCCAGGACGGCACGCGCTACCTCATCCACGCCGACTCGGTCATCCTCGCCGCCGGCGGACACAACCGGATCTGGCGGCGCACCTCCTCCCGCCGCGACGAGAACACCGGGGACTCGTTCCGCCTGGCGGTGGAGGCAGGGGCCCGGCTCCGCGACCCCGAGCTCGTGCAGTTCCACCCCTCCGGCATCATCGAGCCCGAGAACGCGGCCGGCACCCTGGTCTCCGAGGCCGCCCGCGGCGAGGGCGGGATCCTGCGCAACGGCCGCGGAGAGCGCTTCATGGCCGCCTACGATCCGGAACGGATGGAACTCTCCACGCGTGACCGGGTGGCCCTGGCCGCCTACACCGAGATCCAGGAGGGCCGCGGCACGGCGAACGGGGGCGTGTGGCTGGACGTCTCCCACCTCCCGCGGGAGACGATCATGACGCGTCTGCCGCGCGTCTACCAGACGCTGCTCGAACTGCAGATGCTGGACATCACCACCGATCCCATCGAGATCGCCCCGACCGCGCACTACTCCATGGGCGGGGTCTGGGTCCGGCCCGAGGACCACAGCACCGACGTCGAGGGCCTCTATGCCATCGGCGAGGCCTCCTCCGGACTCCACGGTGCCAACCGGCTGGGCGGGAACTCCCTGATCGAGCTGCTGGTGTTCGGACGCATCGTCGGCCAGGCCGCCGTCGAGCATTCCGCCGGTCTCGATGCGCAGCGTCGCTCTCCCGAGGCCGTGGCCGCGGCCCGCGCCGAGATCGAGCAGTTGTTGGCCGCGGACGGGCAGGAGAACGTCCGTGCCCTGCAGCGGGCCATCCGCAACACGATGACCGAGCACGCCGGCGTCGTCCGCAGTGAGGAAGGACTCTCGGCGGGACTGGCCGAGCTGGACTCGATCGAGGCGCGCCTGCAGGACGTCGGCATCCACCCGGACATCGCCGGATACCAGGACCTGGCCCACGCCTTCGACCTCAAGGCCTCGGCCCTGGCCGCCCGGGCGACGCTGGAGGCTGCCCGGGAGCGCCGCGAGACGCGCGGCTGCCACAACCGCAGCGACTTCCCGGACACTGATCCCGCACTGCAGGTCAACCTCGTCTGGTCACCCACCGGCGGGATCACGCGCGAGCAGATCCCGCCGGTGCCGGAGGAGATCGCCGCACTGATCCGGGACGTCTCCCAGGACGGCAAGCTGGTCGAGTAG
- a CDS encoding DUF2079 domain-containing protein yields MAVAAVLYLVHSFLRFRNFEAKGYDLGIFDQAVRQYALFREPIVPIKGVDFNILGDHFHPVIALVAPLYWIWDDPRMLGIAMTALLVSTAIPVYLFVRRRFRHATALVAAAALLLWWPFQAMVNWDFHEVSFGVPIAAWIIWAIDGRRYWLATLLAVSLLTVREDMGITLLAIAMVLAIKRAWLPAVVTAVLGVAGYVFATSVVIPRFSPEGEFGYWQFTALGPDMGSSIAFILSQPFDAVAVLFDHPLKIGLWLLHFVALWLLPFLSPYTLIGAPILLSRLFNDRLNVWSPVYQYDAILAPIFLLAALEALARIGAWREARRQPSADSSHPARRRRTGSAATASPGAPGVEQPGRLPLVFVSVLLGCGVLGTAVFPQVFPFHRTVTGQNWQMTEWAHALDRAVESIPDDVCVEAADNAVPHLVDRTYVGLHGDMGDELATWMIIDTTVEELGGWDPLTPDEALDRAERLGYEPVTEDDHGIWVLHRDRPVDPVCATYVP; encoded by the coding sequence ATGGCCGTGGCCGCGGTCCTCTACCTGGTCCACTCGTTCCTGCGCTTCCGGAATTTCGAGGCCAAGGGGTACGACCTCGGGATCTTCGACCAAGCCGTGCGCCAGTACGCGCTGTTCCGGGAGCCGATCGTGCCCATCAAGGGCGTGGACTTCAACATCCTCGGCGATCACTTCCACCCGGTCATCGCGCTGGTGGCCCCCCTGTACTGGATCTGGGACGACCCCCGCATGCTGGGCATCGCGATGACCGCTCTGCTGGTCTCCACCGCCATCCCGGTCTATCTCTTCGTCCGCCGTCGCTTCCGCCACGCCACCGCGCTGGTCGCCGCCGCCGCCCTGCTGCTGTGGTGGCCTTTCCAGGCGATGGTGAACTGGGACTTCCACGAGGTCTCCTTCGGCGTGCCGATCGCCGCCTGGATCATCTGGGCCATCGACGGCCGCCGGTACTGGCTGGCCACCCTCCTCGCGGTGTCCCTGCTGACGGTCCGCGAGGACATGGGTATCACGCTGCTGGCCATCGCCATGGTGCTGGCGATCAAGCGGGCCTGGTTGCCCGCCGTGGTGACCGCCGTCCTGGGGGTGGCCGGCTACGTCTTCGCCACCTCCGTGGTGATCCCGCGCTTCTCCCCCGAGGGCGAGTTCGGCTACTGGCAGTTCACGGCGCTGGGCCCGGACATGGGGTCCTCGATCGCATTCATCCTGTCCCAGCCCTTCGACGCCGTCGCCGTCCTGTTCGACCACCCGCTGAAGATCGGGTTGTGGCTGCTGCACTTCGTAGCGCTGTGGCTGCTGCCGTTCCTATCCCCATACACGCTGATCGGCGCACCGATCCTGCTCTCCCGCCTGTTCAACGACCGGCTCAACGTGTGGAGCCCGGTCTACCAGTACGACGCGATCCTGGCCCCGATCTTCCTGCTGGCCGCGCTCGAGGCCCTCGCCCGGATCGGCGCCTGGCGTGAGGCACGCCGTCAGCCGTCCGCTGATTCTTCACACCCAGCACGACGACGGCGCACCGGTTCCGCCGCCACCGCCAGCCCGGGTGCCCCGGGCGTCGAGCAGCCCGGGCGGCTGCCCCTCGTGTTCGTCTCGGTCCTGCTCGGCTGCGGCGTGCTGGGCACCGCGGTCTTCCCGCAGGTCTTCCCGTTCCACCGCACGGTGACCGGTCAGAACTGGCAGATGACCGAGTGGGCCCACGCGCTGGACCGCGCCGTGGAGTCCATCCCTGACGATGTCTGCGTCGAGGCCGCGGACAACGCCGTGCCGCACCTGGTGGACCGGACCTATGTGGGCCTGCACGGGGACATGGGCGACGAACTGGCCACGTGGATGATCATCGACACCACCGTGGAGGAGCTCGGCGGCTGGGATCCGCTGACCCCGGACGAGGCCCTGGACCGCGCGGAGCGGCTGGGCTACGAGCCCGTCACGGAGGACGACCACGGCATCTGGGTGCTGCACCGCGACCGGCCGGTGGACCCGGTCTGCGCCACCTACGTCCCCTGA
- a CDS encoding fatty acid desaturase has translation MFKTNTHTKTISEPDTVSWAPGRGKGPDGPPQPRPETPGRRRAPGSGAPRPGSLAATGSPTVRPPAAAHLSDEQVADLGRELDAVRDAVLAERGDTDAAYIRKVIRWQRALEFGGRTCLLGANNKLAWVAGTSMLTVAKIIENMEIGHNVLHGQWDWMRDPDIHSTTWEWDFVTPSKSWQNTHNDMHHRWTNVIGKDRDVGYNVLRVDRDQPWEPKHILNPVINAGLAPVFEWGIALYDLELDRVKTGEKSKAELMRDLKTVGAKAAKQFAKDYAATPVAAQVLTGSGLAALLATGTANGLRNIWAHAVIFCGHFPEGAETFTEEMVEGETRGDWYVRQMIGSANISGSKAMHFMTGNLSHQVEHHLFPDLPSNRYAEVAVQVREICERYGLPYNIGPLHKQVGSTWGKIFRLALPNKA, from the coding sequence GTGTTCAAGACCAACACCCATACCAAGACCATCAGCGAACCGGACACGGTCAGCTGGGCCCCGGGCCGGGGCAAAGGCCCCGACGGTCCGCCGCAGCCGCGTCCCGAGACGCCGGGCCGGCGTCGTGCCCCGGGAAGCGGTGCTCCGCGGCCGGGCTCCCTGGCGGCCACCGGCAGTCCCACCGTGCGCCCACCGGCAGCCGCTCACCTGTCCGACGAGCAGGTAGCCGATCTCGGCCGTGAGCTCGACGCCGTCCGGGACGCGGTCCTGGCGGAGCGCGGGGACACGGACGCCGCCTACATCCGCAAGGTCATCCGCTGGCAGCGGGCTCTGGAGTTCGGTGGGCGGACCTGCCTGCTGGGCGCCAACAACAAGCTGGCCTGGGTGGCGGGAACCTCCATGCTGACGGTGGCGAAGATCATCGAGAACATGGAGATCGGGCACAACGTCCTGCACGGTCAGTGGGACTGGATGCGTGACCCGGACATCCACTCGACCACGTGGGAGTGGGACTTCGTCACCCCGTCCAAGTCCTGGCAGAACACCCACAATGACATGCACCACCGGTGGACGAACGTGATCGGCAAGGACCGGGACGTCGGCTACAACGTGCTCCGTGTGGACCGGGACCAGCCCTGGGAGCCGAAGCACATCCTCAACCCGGTCATCAATGCAGGCCTGGCCCCCGTCTTCGAATGGGGCATCGCGCTCTACGACCTGGAGCTCGACCGCGTCAAGACCGGCGAGAAGTCCAAGGCCGAGCTGATGCGGGACCTGAAGACCGTCGGGGCGAAGGCCGCCAAGCAGTTCGCCAAGGACTACGCGGCCACGCCGGTGGCCGCCCAGGTGCTGACCGGTTCCGGCCTCGCGGCCCTCTTGGCGACCGGCACCGCCAACGGACTGCGTAACATCTGGGCCCACGCCGTGATCTTCTGCGGCCACTTCCCGGAGGGTGCGGAGACGTTCACCGAGGAGATGGTCGAGGGGGAGACCCGGGGTGACTGGTACGTCCGCCAGATGATCGGCTCGGCCAACATCTCCGGCTCCAAGGCCATGCATTTCATGACCGGCAACCTCTCCCACCAGGTGGAGCACCACCTGTTCCCGGACCTGCCGTCCAACCGCTACGCCGAGGTGGCCGTGCAGGTCCGCGAGATCTGCGAGCGCTACGGGCTGCCCTACAACATCGGACCCCTGCACAAGCAGGTCGGCTCCACCTGGGGCAAGATCTTCCGCCTGGCGCTGCCGAACAAGGCCTGA